One window from the genome of Bacteroidota bacterium encodes:
- a CDS encoding restriction endonuclease subunit S, with amino-acid sequence MISRYDAYKDSRVEWIGEIPEHWEMIKLKYLGKALIGLSYQPEEIVDDETQGILVLRSSNIQNGKLSLLDNVYVKSKVKEDLKVKEGDILICSRNGSRSLIGKNITISKDLVGNTFGAFMTVLRTPNYKFISKVFNSRVFSEQSGLFLTSTINQLTQETLNNFLIPFTLLEHEQTQIVSYLDEKTALIDKLISVKQRKIELLKEKRTALINHAVTKGLNPNVKMKDSGIEWIGEIPEHWGYKKTTHCFGLIGSGTTPTSNNPEYYEDGEINWLQTGDLNDGIISKTSKLITQKAFDDVNLKLYPANSLIIAMYGATIGKVGLLKIETTTNQACCVLAQPRGVFVNYIFYWFISNKDKIVSLAYGGGQPNISQETIKSLRIHCPPIPEQTQIVTYLDEKTKEIDDLLNIEQKKIDLLKEYRQSLISEVVTGKIKVTTD; translated from the coding sequence ATGATCTCCCGGTATGATGCATACAAGGATTCGCGTGTTGAGTGGATCGGTGAGATTCCTGAACATTGGGAAATGATCAAACTAAAGTATCTTGGTAAAGCGTTGATTGGTTTATCCTACCAACCAGAAGAAATTGTTGACGATGAGACGCAAGGAATTCTTGTTTTACGCTCTTCAAATATTCAAAATGGCAAGCTGTCGCTATTAGACAATGTTTATGTTAAATCCAAGGTGAAAGAAGATCTAAAAGTTAAAGAAGGGGACATACTTATTTGTTCACGAAATGGAAGTAGATCGTTAATAGGGAAAAACATCACAATTAGTAAAGACTTGGTCGGCAATACATTCGGTGCATTCATGACAGTCTTAAGGACACCAAATTATAAATTTATCTCAAAAGTTTTCAATTCGAGGGTTTTTTCAGAGCAATCGGGGTTATTTTTAACTTCGACGATAAATCAACTTACTCAGGAAACTTTAAACAATTTTCTTATTCCATTCACTCTTTTAGAACACGAACAAACCCAAATCGTATCATATCTTGACGAAAAAACTGCCCTGATAGACAAACTGATATCGGTTAAACAGCGGAAGATTGAACTCCTTAAGGAGAAACGAACTGCCCTCATAAACCATGCTGTCACCAAAGGTTTGAACCCGAATGTCAAAATGAAAGATTCGGGCATTGAGTGGATCGGTGAGATTCCTGAACATTGGGGATACAAAAAAACAACTCATTGTTTTGGACTAATTGGAAGCGGGACTACGCCAACTTCGAATAACCCTGAATATTATGAGGATGGAGAAATAAACTGGTTACAGACAGGTGACCTCAACGATGGAATAATTTCAAAAACATCCAAATTAATAACTCAAAAGGCGTTTGATGATGTGAATCTCAAATTATATCCTGCAAATAGTTTGATTATAGCGATGTATGGTGCTACAATCGGAAAAGTTGGGTTGCTAAAAATCGAAACCACTACTAATCAAGCATGTTGCGTGTTAGCCCAACCGAGAGGTGTTTTTGTTAACTATATATTTTACTGGTTTATATCAAATAAGGATAAAATAGTAAGCTTAGCTTATGGTGGTGGGCAACCAAACATCAGTCAGGAAACGATAAAGTCCTTAAGAATTCATTGTCCCCCCATTCCCGAACAAACCCAAATCGTAACATACCTTGATGAAAAGACCAAAGAAATTGATGATCTTTTGAATATTGAGCAGAAGAAAATAGACCTTTTAAAGGAGTACCGACAGTCGCTGATATCAGAAGTGGTAACAGGTAAAATAAAAGTAACAACAGATTAA
- a CDS encoding type I restriction-modification system subunit M: protein MVNHQELSSLIWNVCDDVLRGLFKPHEYGDIILPFVVLRRLDCVIEPKKDEAFRLHEEYKDRVSDPSAIIKSQLKTQFYNCSKYDLSRLKQDPKNLHLNFQSYLNGFSKNVYDIIENFQIQKPVDKLNKNNKLFLFIEKFTTVDLHPEVVDNHAMGQIFEELLRRFSEMSNETSGEHYTPRDIVQLLVALLFSESSDDLKGEGKIRSLFDPCCGTGGLLTIGKKWVLDNINPNIEIRLSGQELNPQTYSICKSDMLISGETPDSIKLGSSLSEDGFQGEKFEYMMTNPPFGVSWKSEEEFITEEAQNPHGRFFAGTPRTSDGSLLFLQHMISKMEPKGSRIGIIFNGSPLFTGDAGSGESEIRKWIIENDLLECIVQLPDSLFFNTGITTYIWIVNNKKRDARKGKVQLINASELFKPMKKSLGSKRKEVSQEQIDLIVKTYSGFVETDICKIFSNPFFGYTKVTVEQPLLENGLPVKDKKGNIKPDTSLRDYERIPLGVDIDEYFAREVKPHLPTAYMDRSKDARGYEINFTKYFYRYKPLRSLDEIAKDLLELEKESEGLMKEILK, encoded by the coding sequence ATGGTTAATCATCAGGAACTTTCTTCTCTTATCTGGAATGTGTGCGATGATGTGTTGCGCGGTCTTTTCAAACCACATGAGTATGGTGATATAATCCTCCCGTTTGTGGTGCTACGCAGGCTGGATTGTGTAATAGAACCGAAAAAGGATGAGGCATTCAGGCTACATGAAGAGTACAAAGACAGAGTGAGTGATCCCTCCGCCATCATAAAAAGTCAACTGAAAACGCAGTTTTACAACTGTTCCAAATACGACCTTTCGAGACTAAAGCAAGACCCTAAAAACCTTCACCTCAATTTCCAGAGCTACCTCAACGGCTTCTCCAAAAATGTTTATGACATCATTGAAAATTTCCAGATTCAAAAACCTGTCGATAAACTGAACAAAAACAACAAACTCTTCCTCTTTATCGAGAAATTTACGACTGTCGATCTTCATCCCGAAGTGGTGGACAACCACGCCATGGGACAGATTTTTGAGGAACTGCTCCGAAGATTTTCGGAGATGAGCAACGAAACAAGCGGTGAGCACTATACCCCGAGGGATATTGTGCAACTGCTGGTTGCACTTTTGTTCTCAGAGAGTTCAGACGATCTCAAGGGTGAGGGGAAAATCCGCTCTTTGTTCGATCCGTGCTGCGGAACGGGAGGTCTCCTCACAATCGGAAAGAAGTGGGTGCTCGACAACATCAACCCAAATATCGAAATCAGGTTAAGCGGACAGGAACTCAATCCACAGACCTACTCAATCTGCAAATCCGACATGCTGATTTCAGGAGAAACTCCTGACAGCATAAAACTGGGCTCATCCCTCTCTGAGGATGGATTTCAGGGAGAGAAATTTGAATATATGATGACCAATCCGCCGTTTGGTGTGAGCTGGAAAAGCGAGGAAGAATTTATCACGGAAGAGGCACAAAATCCGCACGGAAGATTTTTTGCAGGGACTCCCCGCACTTCCGACGGCTCCCTGCTCTTTCTCCAGCATATGATTTCGAAAATGGAGCCAAAAGGTTCGAGAATCGGGATTATCTTCAATGGATCGCCCCTTTTTACGGGTGATGCAGGTTCGGGTGAAAGCGAAATAAGGAAGTGGATTATCGAGAATGACCTGCTCGAGTGTATTGTTCAGCTCCCTGATTCTCTCTTTTTTAACACGGGTATCACTACATACATCTGGATTGTGAACAATAAAAAACGGGATGCGAGAAAAGGGAAAGTGCAACTGATAAACGCTTCCGAACTTTTCAAACCGATGAAAAAATCGCTCGGAAGCAAACGGAAGGAAGTGTCACAGGAGCAGATTGACCTTATAGTAAAGACATACTCCGGTTTTGTCGAAACGGATATTTGCAAAATATTTTCTAACCCGTTTTTCGGATATACCAAAGTGACGGTGGAACAACCTCTCCTTGAAAACGGCCTCCCCGTTAAGGATAAAAAAGGGAACATCAAACCCGACACTTCTCTTCGGGATTACGAGAGAATTCCACTTGGTGTTGATATCGATGAGTATTTTGCAAGGGAAGTTAAACCTCATCTTCCAACTGCTTATATGGACAGAAGCAAGGATGCCCGGGGTTATGAGATAAACTTCACAAAGTATTTCTACCGGTATAAACCTCTCAGATCATTGGATGAAATCGCCAAAGACCTGCTCGAGCTTGAAAAGGAATCGGAAGGCTTAATGAAAGAAATCCTAAAATGA
- a CDS encoding multifunctional oxoglutarate decarboxylase/oxoglutarate dehydrogenase thiamine pyrophosphate-binding subunit/dihydrolipoyllysine-residue succinyltransferase subunit yields MSENGSPKDKQQFVEEFGSNSWFVEYLFEEYKDNPAAVPEQWKKYFSGETFTVEQEPQTQPVNRSESSAPARSFPAPQPLPGDTTRVIAGGAAKILQNMESSLTIPTATSIRSIAVKILEENRLLINSHLAKVKGGKVSFTHIIGWAIVQATKFYPSMNNAYSEKDGKPVVINREHINLGLAIDVERKDGSRNLMVPNIKAADTMDFKKFFDTYEDLVKRSRTGQIDPSEFMGTTISLTNPGTIGTISSVPRLMPGQGTIVATGAIQYPAEYVAMSPGTVSSLGISKVMTITSTYDHRIIQGAESGLFLKKISEMILGENDFYEELFESLKIPMLPHKWQSDLEPAFSNGHTSYEEIAKQGRVRQMINMFRVRGHLIATTDPLGKNTTYHHELDPIFYQLTVWDLDRQFLTHDFGGYKTATLRKILEKLHRTYCENIGVEYMHIQSSDEKAWLQNRMEPVENKPNLDNPTKKQILNKLIEAEGFEHFIHTKFVGHKRFSLEGLESTIPALDQLLTIAADNNVKEIVLGMAHRGRLNVLTNIVGKSYDSILSEFEDIIDPNSYAGSGDVKYHLGAYNKVKTRTRKEIGVSIASNPSHLEWVNPVVEGIVRAKQTRTGDIERSHIMPVLLHGDSAFAGQGVVAETINLSQLAGYKTGGTIHIVTNNQIGFTTTPEEARSSVYATDVAKIVQAPVFHVNGDDPESVLHVIRIAFDYRQKFKKDVVIDIVGYRRHGHNEGDDPGYTQPILYAKIKKHPSVTKQYGQKLVAEGVITPDELKQMESDYNRKLEDALQKVAKRKIQFKIDIPLAINSEKIATEKKEHDTALSESELNELLIKGSSLPEGFNLHPKLVKFLEKRKEIVGADDGLADWATAEFLAFASLVKEGIPVRLSGQDCVRGTFTQRHMAFTDVVTGQEYFPINHMYPNQARAEILDSNLSEAAVMGFEYGYSTADPLCLVIWEAQFGDFVNGAQIIIDNFIVASKEKWDTPNNLVLLLPHGFEGQGPEHSSARLERFLILCAQENMEVCHLSDPANYFHLLRRQMKKDILRPLVVMSPKSLLRLPEARSPKQHFLEGTFREFLDDTSGLDKKKVKKVLLTSGKIYYELDKFRKENNFTDVAIVRAEQLYPFEGEMLAGILDSYSNLEELLWVQEEPKNMGAWHFLRHRITKILKKDLSVQYVGRPESASPAVGSGKLAARQQEAIIRTAFTML; encoded by the coding sequence ATGAGTGAAAACGGTTCACCAAAAGATAAACAGCAATTTGTTGAAGAATTTGGCTCAAACAGTTGGTTTGTAGAGTATCTCTTCGAGGAGTATAAGGACAATCCTGCGGCAGTTCCCGAGCAGTGGAAGAAGTATTTTTCAGGAGAGACTTTCACAGTAGAGCAGGAACCGCAAACACAGCCCGTAAACAGGTCGGAGAGCAGTGCTCCCGCGAGATCGTTTCCGGCTCCACAACCTCTTCCGGGCGACACAACCCGTGTGATTGCAGGCGGTGCGGCAAAAATTCTGCAAAATATGGAGAGTTCACTTACAATTCCGACTGCAACTTCAATAAGAAGTATTGCCGTAAAGATTCTTGAAGAGAACAGACTGCTTATTAATTCCCACCTTGCCAAAGTCAAGGGGGGGAAGGTAAGTTTTACCCATATTATCGGCTGGGCTATTGTTCAGGCAACAAAATTCTATCCTTCGATGAACAATGCCTACTCTGAAAAAGACGGTAAACCGGTTGTAATAAACAGAGAGCATATAAATCTCGGTCTCGCAATTGATGTTGAGAGAAAAGACGGCAGCAGAAATCTGATGGTTCCAAACATCAAAGCTGCTGACACAATGGATTTTAAAAAGTTTTTCGATACCTATGAAGACCTTGTAAAGCGAAGCAGAACAGGCCAGATTGATCCGTCAGAATTCATGGGAACCACCATTTCATTGACAAATCCAGGTACCATCGGCACCATATCATCAGTTCCGAGACTGATGCCGGGTCAGGGAACCATAGTTGCCACGGGCGCGATTCAGTACCCTGCAGAATATGTCGCGATGTCCCCCGGGACAGTTTCCAGTCTTGGTATAAGCAAAGTAATGACCATTACCAGCACTTATGATCACAGAATTATTCAGGGAGCCGAGTCCGGTCTTTTCCTCAAGAAAATCAGCGAAATGATTCTTGGCGAAAACGATTTTTATGAAGAGTTGTTCGAGAGTTTGAAAATTCCGATGCTTCCTCACAAATGGCAAAGTGATCTGGAGCCTGCATTCAGCAACGGTCACACAAGCTACGAGGAGATAGCGAAGCAGGGAAGAGTCCGCCAGATGATTAACATGTTTCGTGTTCGCGGGCATCTGATTGCAACAACAGACCCCCTCGGCAAAAACACTACCTACCACCATGAGCTCGATCCGATATTTTATCAGCTCACGGTTTGGGATCTCGACAGGCAGTTCCTGACACACGATTTTGGCGGGTATAAAACTGCCACACTTCGGAAGATTCTTGAAAAGTTGCACCGCACCTACTGTGAAAATATCGGCGTCGAATATATGCACATTCAGTCGAGTGACGAAAAAGCATGGCTTCAGAACAGAATGGAACCGGTTGAAAATAAACCAAACCTCGATAATCCGACAAAAAAGCAGATACTGAACAAGCTTATCGAAGCTGAAGGATTTGAACATTTCATTCATACGAAATTTGTCGGGCACAAGCGATTTTCACTTGAAGGACTGGAGTCAACCATTCCTGCTCTCGATCAGTTGCTTACCATTGCTGCCGATAACAATGTAAAGGAAATTGTTCTTGGCATGGCTCACCGCGGAAGATTGAATGTACTCACAAATATCGTCGGTAAATCTTACGATTCGATACTCTCTGAATTTGAAGATATCATCGATCCGAATTCTTATGCCGGTTCAGGTGATGTGAAGTACCATCTTGGCGCATACAACAAGGTAAAGACAAGAACCCGCAAGGAAATCGGCGTTTCAATCGCTTCAAATCCGAGTCACCTTGAGTGGGTAAATCCCGTTGTGGAAGGAATTGTAAGAGCAAAACAGACCCGGACAGGAGACATCGAGAGAAGTCACATTATGCCTGTACTGTTGCATGGTGATTCGGCATTTGCCGGACAGGGAGTTGTAGCCGAGACAATTAATCTTTCCCAGCTTGCGGGTTACAAGACAGGCGGCACCATTCACATTGTGACGAACAATCAGATCGGCTTTACCACCACCCCTGAGGAAGCCAGGTCATCAGTCTATGCAACAGATGTGGCAAAAATTGTTCAGGCACCTGTTTTCCATGTTAACGGTGATGATCCCGAGTCTGTACTTCATGTCATCAGAATAGCATTCGACTACCGTCAGAAATTTAAAAAAGATGTAGTAATTGATATTGTTGGTTACAGAAGACACGGCCACAATGAAGGGGACGATCCGGGTTATACACAGCCAATTCTTTACGCAAAAATCAAGAAACACCCGTCTGTTACGAAACAGTATGGTCAGAAACTCGTTGCTGAAGGAGTCATTACTCCTGATGAATTAAAGCAGATGGAATCCGACTACAACAGGAAACTTGAAGACGCACTTCAAAAAGTTGCCAAAAGAAAAATTCAGTTCAAGATTGACATTCCACTCGCGATTAATTCTGAAAAGATTGCTACTGAAAAGAAGGAACATGATACAGCTCTCTCTGAGTCAGAACTTAACGAATTGTTGATTAAAGGTTCCTCACTTCCCGAGGGATTCAATCTGCATCCAAAACTCGTAAAATTCCTCGAAAAAAGGAAGGAGATAGTTGGCGCTGATGACGGACTTGCCGACTGGGCTACTGCCGAATTTCTCGCATTCGCTTCTCTTGTGAAGGAGGGGATTCCGGTTCGATTGAGTGGTCAGGATTGTGTCCGGGGTACATTTACCCAGCGACACATGGCATTTACCGATGTGGTGACCGGTCAGGAGTATTTCCCGATTAATCATATGTATCCAAATCAGGCTCGGGCGGAAATTCTCGACAGCAACCTTTCGGAAGCTGCAGTTATGGGATTTGAATATGGTTACAGCACCGCTGATCCACTCTGTCTCGTAATCTGGGAAGCACAGTTTGGTGATTTTGTGAACGGTGCCCAGATCATTATCGACAATTTTATCGTGGCTTCAAAAGAGAAATGGGATACTCCCAATAATCTCGTTCTTCTTCTGCCGCACGGCTTTGAAGGTCAGGGACCGGAGCACTCGAGTGCCAGGCTTGAAAGATTCCTCATTCTTTGTGCCCAGGAAAACATGGAAGTTTGCCATCTTTCGGATCCGGCAAACTATTTCCATCTTTTGAGGAGACAAATGAAGAAGGATATTCTTCGTCCGCTGGTGGTAATGTCACCGAAAAGTCTTCTTCGTCTGCCTGAAGCAAGATCTCCAAAGCAGCACTTCCTTGAGGGCACTTTCAGAGAGTTCCTTGACGACACTTCGGGACTTGATAAAAAGAAAGTGAAAAAAGTTCTGCTGACAAGCGGCAAGATTTACTATGAGCTGGATAAGTTCAGAAAAGAGAATAATTTTACGGATGTTGCCATAGTGAGAGCGGAGCAGTTGTATCCGTTCGAAGGTGAAATGCTCGCCGGAATTCTCGACTCCTATTCAAATCTCGAGGAATTGCTCTGGGTACAGGAAGAACCGAAAAACATGGGTGCCTGGCATTTCCTCCGCCACAGAATAACCAAAATACTCAAAAAAGATTTGAGCGTTCAGTATGTCGGAAGACCCGAAAGCGCAAGCCCCGCAGTTGGTTCAGGTAAACTCGCTGCCCGACAGCAGGAAGCGATAATCAGGACTGCCTTTACGATGTTGTAA
- the pdxH gene encoding pyridoxamine 5'-phosphate oxidase, with the protein MPNRDNHQIAALRKNYQLADLDESSIKSDPMEQFSLWFNVALESEITEPNAMILSTVSPEGSPSLRTVLLKGLEADGFIFFTNYESEKGRHISNNKNVAILFLWLDLERQVRITGKAVKLDTLASETYFKSRPVDSQIGAWASSQSEVVPGREYLEEKFESMKQRFTDGEIPLPPFWGGYKVVPSKMEFWQGRPNRLHDRILYTRADNEWKIERLSP; encoded by the coding sequence ATGCCAAATCGTGATAACCATCAAATCGCCGCTTTAAGAAAGAATTACCAACTTGCGGATTTGGATGAAAGCTCAATAAAGTCAGACCCGATGGAGCAGTTTTCTCTCTGGTTCAATGTTGCGCTCGAATCTGAAATCACAGAACCAAATGCCATGATTCTCTCCACAGTCTCTCCCGAAGGGTCACCCTCTTTAAGAACTGTATTGTTAAAAGGACTTGAAGCCGACGGATTTATCTTTTTTACGAACTATGAGAGTGAAAAAGGGCGACATATCAGTAATAACAAAAATGTGGCGATTTTGTTCCTCTGGCTCGACCTCGAGAGACAGGTCAGGATAACGGGCAAGGCTGTGAAACTCGACACTTTGGCATCCGAAACATACTTCAAATCGCGACCCGTTGACTCACAAATCGGTGCATGGGCTTCAAGCCAGAGTGAAGTGGTGCCGGGAAGAGAATATCTTGAGGAGAAATTTGAATCGATGAAACAACGGTTTACGGATGGTGAGATTCCACTCCCCCCTTTTTGGGGCGGTTACAAAGTGGTTCCGTCAAAAATGGAATTCTGGCAGGGGCGCCCAAACCGCCTGCACGACAGGATTCTGTACACCCGTGCTGATAATGAGTGGAAAATTGAAAGACTTTCGCCTTAA
- a CDS encoding EamA family transporter, whose protein sequence is MEKSLHQKGIIAVVIAALLWSTGGLFIKLISLNSIQLSFFRSFFAGLVILLLFRGKALKFNGWSLMTGLFYAGVLVFFVMATKLTTAANAIFLQYTAPIYVLILEPLLLKTKFERINLITIVFCFIGMALFFVGKLSPGDIEGNSFALISGLCLTGMFLGMRKSGEDYKWSTIFWGNFFVALFCAYSLFDMPALSTNDFLMVGYLGIFQIGIAYVIFSYGINKVEAIEASLLAMIEPVLNPVWVLIGYGESPSIYAVAGGVIIVLAIALRTLMIEKRRRRKPAF, encoded by the coding sequence TTGGAGAAATCCCTTCATCAAAAAGGTATCATCGCTGTTGTAATCGCTGCACTTCTTTGGAGCACTGGCGGATTATTTATAAAGCTGATAAGCCTCAACTCGATCCAGCTCTCATTTTTCAGGTCTTTCTTTGCCGGACTGGTGATACTGCTTTTGTTTAGGGGGAAAGCGTTAAAGTTTAACGGCTGGTCTTTAATGACGGGGCTCTTCTACGCCGGGGTTCTCGTGTTTTTTGTGATGGCGACGAAGCTTACCACTGCTGCAAATGCAATTTTTCTACAGTACACTGCACCGATTTATGTCCTGATCCTTGAACCGCTTCTTTTAAAGACCAAATTTGAGCGAATAAATCTTATAACAATAGTTTTTTGTTTCATTGGAATGGCACTTTTCTTTGTAGGGAAACTTTCGCCCGGGGATATAGAGGGGAATTCGTTCGCACTAATATCTGGCTTGTGCCTTACCGGAATGTTTCTTGGCATGAGGAAATCGGGTGAGGATTACAAATGGAGTACCATTTTCTGGGGGAATTTCTTTGTGGCTCTCTTTTGTGCCTACTCACTTTTTGACATGCCGGCACTCTCAACTAATGATTTCCTGATGGTGGGTTACCTCGGAATTTTCCAGATAGGCATTGCTTATGTCATCTTCAGTTACGGCATCAATAAAGTGGAAGCGATTGAAGCTTCACTGCTTGCCATGATTGAACCTGTTCTCAATCCGGTTTGGGTTCTGATCGGGTACGGCGAGTCACCCTCAATTTATGCAGTAGCTGGTGGTGTGATAATCGTACTGGCGATAGCTCTCAGAACTTTGATGATCGAGAAGCGGCGAAGGCGAAAACCTGCTTTTTAG
- a CDS encoding TetR/AcrR family transcriptional regulator translates to MMQKTDKKEKIALYAFSLYREKGFATIPMDEVAKGMKISKKTIYKYYNSKEELVEAAFRSFIFKASSVVAEIMQKDVPSVVKLVFILKHMLTETAMISTVLFKELQTEMPLLWKDFDDFRSEMMRKTISKIYAQGRDEGYIKEYPVIFIVTILVASIREILKKEFLDQSGYTINESLSLFYKFLFNTILTPKGKEEFSTMIYGVIQNENI, encoded by the coding sequence ATGATGCAAAAAACAGATAAAAAAGAGAAGATCGCCCTGTACGCCTTTTCCCTCTACAGAGAAAAGGGATTTGCGACCATTCCGATGGACGAGGTCGCGAAAGGGATGAAGATCAGTAAAAAAACGATTTACAAATACTACAATTCGAAAGAAGAACTTGTGGAAGCCGCTTTCAGATCGTTCATTTTCAAAGCATCTTCGGTGGTGGCTGAAATCATGCAGAAGGATGTCCCCTCGGTTGTGAAACTTGTCTTCATTCTAAAACACATGCTTACGGAAACCGCCATGATTTCCACTGTGCTTTTCAAGGAACTCCAGACGGAAATGCCTCTTCTTTGGAAGGATTTCGATGATTTTCGAAGTGAGATGATGAGAAAAACCATTTCCAAAATTTACGCTCAGGGAAGAGATGAGGGTTATATAAAAGAATATCCCGTCATTTTTATCGTTACGATTCTCGTCGCATCCATAAGAGAAATACTAAAAAAAGAATTTCTCGACCAGTCGGGATATACGATTAATGAATCCCTTTCCCTCTTCTACAAATTTTTGTTCAACACAATTCTGACCCCAAAGGGGAAGGAAGAATTTTCAACCATGATCTATGGAGTTATACAGAATGAGAATATTTAA
- a CDS encoding efflux RND transporter periplasmic adaptor subunit produces MRIFKILSVLLVTGLILTGCKEETDTSKIKVSGNLEAISVTLSSQTPGLVVNFPFEEGDVVKENDTIVKIDDSNLLLQLAKTGALIEGADAQYSLLLSGARKEDIKQAEEVTSQLEANLQLAESDFARIKNLYGTGSMTKKQYDDAETRLKVLKSQLDAARENLQKVKTIVRPEELKSAAARKKEASASADILKNAIEKCLVISPISGKIVKKYVKKGEVAGAMSSLVKISAQDELDLIVYVQETDLGKVKTGQPVEIKIDSYPNKSYTGKVIFISPEAAFTPKNIQTEDERTRLVYEVKVRVKNQNNELKDGMPADAFIKL; encoded by the coding sequence ATGAGAATATTTAAGATTCTCTCAGTTTTACTTGTTACCGGACTGATATTAACCGGATGTAAGGAAGAAACCGACACATCCAAAATTAAAGTCTCCGGGAATCTTGAGGCTATCAGCGTAACACTCTCTTCGCAAACACCCGGACTTGTCGTCAATTTCCCTTTTGAAGAAGGAGATGTGGTGAAGGAAAACGACACCATTGTCAAGATAGATGATTCCAATCTGCTTCTTCAACTCGCAAAAACGGGAGCTCTGATCGAAGGTGCCGACGCCCAATACAGTCTGCTTTTGAGCGGTGCCCGGAAAGAGGATATCAAACAGGCGGAGGAGGTGACATCACAACTCGAGGCAAATCTGCAACTCGCCGAATCTGATTTTGCCCGGATTAAAAACCTCTACGGTACCGGGTCAATGACCAAAAAGCAGTATGATGATGCAGAAACCCGATTGAAAGTGCTGAAATCTCAACTGGATGCTGCAAGGGAAAATCTGCAGAAGGTGAAAACCATCGTCAGACCCGAAGAACTTAAATCGGCAGCAGCCCGGAAAAAGGAGGCTTCTGCAAGTGCAGATATCCTCAAAAATGCCATTGAGAAATGTTTAGTCATTTCCCCCATCTCCGGTAAAATCGTAAAAAAATATGTAAAAAAAGGAGAGGTTGCCGGTGCCATGTCGTCTCTGGTTAAGATTTCCGCACAGGATGAACTCGATTTGATCGTCTATGTACAGGAAACAGATCTTGGCAAGGTAAAGACAGGTCAGCCCGTTGAAATAAAAATTGACAGCTACCCGAACAAATCCTACACAGGCAAGGTAATCTTCATTTCACCCGAAGCAGCCTTCACTCCCAAAAATATACAGACCGAGGATGAAAGAACCCGTCTCGTATATGAAGTGAAGGTCAGAGTAAAAAACCAGAATAATGAGCTAAAAGATGGAATGCCCGCTGATGCGTTTATCAAATTATAG
- a CDS encoding ABC transporter ATP-binding protein has translation MPVIEITSLKKTYGETLAVNSIDLSIQEGEMFGLVGPDGAGKTTTMRILCGLTKPTSGSVTIFNKELSKAKKDIQNNIGYLSQKFSLYGDLTVDENIRFFANIHNVRHFEERRDELLELMRLIKFRDRFADKLSGGMKQKLALACSLIHKPKILFLDEPTTGVDPVSRRDFWKILSRLQADGITILLTTPYLDEAERCNRIGLMNKGEIISLGKPQEVKDTVDMSVLEIYCDDVRKVSRIIRENLKYDTQAFGDRIDILSQNPENVLVDVTALLKKHDLDITESRIISPSLENIFIHLVSSNYK, from the coding sequence ATGCCGGTGATAGAGATAACTTCGTTAAAAAAAACATACGGCGAGACTTTGGCTGTAAACTCGATTGACCTTTCAATTCAGGAAGGTGAAATGTTTGGTCTGGTGGGTCCTGACGGAGCAGGAAAAACCACCACGATGCGAATTCTTTGTGGACTCACGAAACCAACAAGCGGATCCGTAACCATTTTCAACAAGGAATTATCAAAAGCAAAAAAGGATATCCAAAACAATATCGGTTATCTCTCACAGAAGTTCTCCCTTTATGGCGACCTGACAGTCGATGAAAATATCAGGTTTTTTGCGAACATTCATAATGTAAGGCATTTCGAGGAGAGACGGGATGAGTTGCTTGAACTGATGAGACTCATCAAATTCCGGGACAGATTTGCGGACAAACTATCGGGTGGAATGAAACAAAAGCTCGCACTTGCCTGCTCGTTGATTCACAAGCCAAAAATCTTGTTTCTCGATGAACCTACCACAGGGGTGGATCCTGTCTCCCGAAGAGATTTTTGGAAGATACTTTCCAGACTTCAGGCAGATGGCATCACAATTCTGCTCACTACTCCCTATCTCGATGAGGCAGAAAGATGCAACCGTATCGGATTGATGAACAAAGGAGAGATAATCTCTCTCGGAAAGCCACAGGAAGTGAAAGATACGGTTGACATGTCTGTTCTGGAAATCTACTGTGATGATGTCAGAAAAGTCTCCCGGATTATCAGGGAAAACCTGAAATATGACACACAGGCATTCGGTGACAGAATTGATATTCTTTCACAAAATCCTGAAAATGTACTGGTCGATGTGACAGCACTCTTAAAGAAACACGATCTGGACATTACAGAATCCAGAATCATTTCACCTTCACTCGAAAATATTTTTATCCACCTCGTAAGCAGTAATTACAAGTAA